A single window of Anomaloglossus baeobatrachus isolate aAnoBae1 chromosome 5, aAnoBae1.hap1, whole genome shotgun sequence DNA harbors:
- the LOC142312589 gene encoding C-type lectin domain family 2 member L-like, with product MEASDKQRIWTPSWKGVIITVLLGVIIILIRIIEALVLRKGNYQICEPHLAEFDHSAIMELCATRTNMSTVCLLCPNDWRLHGDQCYYYSDLIERTWRQSREDCKMMGADLLVIKNQEEKNFIKKTLEKQEDDKYWLGLQRDGDVWRWVDGEHYSGSLFQISGEPSGRCVLMTLSGYYNISCNSTYPWICIKKAVRI from the exons ATGGAGGCATCAG ATAAACAGAGGATCTGGACGCCGTCTTGGAAAGGTGTGATTATTACTGTCCTCTTAGGAGTCATTATTATTCTCATCCGCATTATTGAAGCACTTG TTCTTAGAAAGGGAAATTATCAGATTTGTGAACCTCACCTTGCAGAATTTGACCATTCTGCAATCATGGAGCTGTGTGCAACCAGGACTAATATGTCTACAG TCTGTCTTCTGTGTCCTAATGATTGGCGGCTACATGGAGATCAGTGTTATTACTACTCAGACCTAATAGAGAGAACCTGGAGACAGAGTCGGGAGGATTGTAAGATGATGGGAGCCGATCTACTGGTGATAAAGAACCAGGAAGAAAAG AACTTTATAAAGAAAACTCTGGAAAAGCAGGAAGATGACAAATATTGGCTCGGACTTCAGCGTGATGGAGACGTCTGGAGATGGGTGGATGGAGAACATTATTCCGGCAGCTT GTTCCAGATAAGTGGAGAACCCTCAGGACGCTGCGTATTAATGACTCTATCTGGTTATTATAACATCAGCTGCAATTCTACTTACCCATGGATATGTATAAAGAAAGCAGTGAGGATCTGA